GCGTCCGGGATCGGACCGCCGTCGGCGAAGTCGGAGCTGCTCACGCCGATCGTCTCCGGCGCCTGGAACGCGGGCGCGTTCCAGACGCTGTGTGCCGTCCCGGCGCGCAGCCATCGGATCAGGTGACCCGTCCTCATGTGTGCCTCCTCGTCTGCCGAACACCACCGTCGCCGGCGGCCCGGCCATTCACGTCGGTACGGGGCTTAGACGCGCTCGAGACGCTCGACGGCCGGGGCCGGTCCCACCCGGCTGCCCGGCGGGATGAGCGACAGGCCGAACGCGATCAGGACCAGGACGGTCTGGCTGACGAACGCCGTGGTGAAGTCCAGCTCGCCGTCGGCACCGGCCGCGCCGATCGCGATCCCGCCCAGGATCGCCACCCCGGCCGCCGCGCCCACCTGCTGTGCCGCGCTCACCAGGCCGCTGAGCAGGCCCGACTCGCCCTCGGTGGCATCCCGGACCGCGATCGCGATCGCGTTCACCAGGCCGATGCCGGCCCCCGCGCCGAGCAGCACGAACGCGCCGACGGTGTGCGCGGAATAACCGTCGTCCGCCGGGTTCAGGATCAGCCAGGTGAACCCGGCGAGCAGCAGGACCAGCCCGGCCGTGCAGGCGCGGGCCGGCCCGAACGGCCGGGCCACCACGGGGGCCAGCGCGCTGCCGACGATGATCATGAGGGGCAGCGGCGCCTGGCCGAGCCCGGCCGACTGCGCGTCCAGGCCCTGCACCTGCTGCAGGTACTGCGGGAGCAGGAAGAACATGCTGCCGAACACGCCGCCGAGCGCCATCACAACCGCGCTCGCCCGGATGACCGGGCCGCGGCCGAACAACTCCAGCGGCACCAGCGGATTCGCGGCGCGGCGCTCGACGGCGACGAACGCGGCCAGGAACACCAGGCCGGCCGCGATCGCGACGAACGAGCCCGGCTCGCTCCACCGCGACTCCGAGGCGGACACCACGCCGTACGCGATCGCGGAGATGCCGCCGGTGATGGTGATCGCGCCGGGCACGTCGATCCGGCCCGGGCGCCCACGCACCGGGGGCACCGAGCGCAGCACCAGCACCATGCTGAGCAGGCCGACCGGCACCGGTGCCCAGAACACCGCCGACCAGCCGAACGCCTGGGTGAGCACGCCGCCGAGCAGGAAGCCGAGCAGGCCACCGGCGCCGGAGACGGCACCCCAGATCCCGACGGTACGGGTGCGTTCCGCCGGCGTCACCGAGATGGCGAGCGCGAGCGCCAGCGCGGACGGGATCACGATCGCGCCGCCGATGCCCTGCCCGACCCGGCCGGCGATCAGCATCGGGCCGTTCACGGCGAACGCGCAGAACGCGGTCGCGACCAGGTAGACGACCATGCCGACGACGTAGATCCGCCGGCCGCCGACCACGTCCGCGAGCCGGCCGCCGAGCAGCAGCAGACCGGCGAGCGGCACCAGATAGCTGCTCGCCACCAGCGTCAGCTCGGCCGCCGTCAGCCCCAGACCCGCGCGGATGTCCGGTCCGGCCAGGTTCGTCATCGCGGCGTCCAGGACGACCAGGAACATCGAACTCGCCAGACCCAGCAGCGC
This genomic window from Catenuloplanes niger contains:
- a CDS encoding MFS transporter: MSRTPVPRGAALLGLASSMFLVVLDAAMTNLAGPDIRAGLGLTAAELTLVASSYLVPLAGLLLLGGRLADVVGGRRIYVVGMVVYLVATAFCAFAVNGPMLIAGRVGQGIGGAIVIPSALALALAISVTPAERTRTVGIWGAVSGAGGLLGFLLGGVLTQAFGWSAVFWAPVPVGLLSMVLVLRSVPPVRGRPGRIDVPGAITITGGISAIAYGVVSASESRWSEPGSFVAIAAGLVFLAAFVAVERRAANPLVPLELFGRGPVIRASAVVMALGGVFGSMFFLLPQYLQQVQGLDAQSAGLGQAPLPLMIIVGSALAPVVARPFGPARACTAGLVLLLAGFTWLILNPADDGYSAHTVGAFVLLGAGAGIGLVNAIAIAVRDATEGESGLLSGLVSAAQQVGAAAGVAILGGIAIGAAGADGELDFTTAFVSQTVLVLIAFGLSLIPPGSRVGPAPAVERLERV